The following DNA comes from Paucidesulfovibrio gracilis DSM 16080.
TCCTGGGGTTGCCCGGGCGGCTCTCCTTGGAGGATTTCACCAAATTCCTGGTTCGTATGGAGCGGGAATCCGGCCCTGTGCATACTTCCTGGAATGGCGTGGAAAAGACCTGGACCCTGCGCATCCGGGCCGCGGGAAACAACCGCAGGGAACTGGGATTTGCCAAACACACCACGCGACGCGGGGTGGACCTGGCCGTGTTGTTACACCTGAACACCAACGGCGCAGTGGCCAGCCATGATGAATTGATGGACTTTTTCCGCGAAACCAAGGATCTGATTCACGAAATGGGCTAAATCGCCTTCGGCATCATTGGGGAGGCGCTCCTTTTTTCCGGGGCGCCTTTTCTTTTGCCGGATCCAGGCGCGACAACCAGCGCACAAAGCGGCCCGCGTGTTTTTCCGTTTTTTCAAACCCGGAAAACGCGGGCCGGTCTCGTTGGGGTGCCCTCCCGAAATCGCGCCGCAAGCGCAAAAAAATCAGCACCAGCGTATCACGCCCGGGTGGTTCTGCAAAGCCTGACCGCGAAAAAAGCCGCTAAAAGCAACATGGTCAGGACCAGCCCCAGGAACGCATTCCAGCCATAGGAGTGGTACACAAGCCCCGGAGCAAAGGATCCCAGGGTGCCGCCCGCATAGTAGAAGGAGATGTATAGACCGTTGACCACGCCCCGGTGCTCCTTGGCCCGGGTGTTCACAAAGGTCGGCCCCACGGTTTGCATGAGAAAGAAACCAGCGCAAAACGGGAAAAGAGCGGAGAAAAGCACCCATGTTTCGGTGCTGAGAAAGGCGCCCAGAGCCAGGACGATAACGCCGAGTCCAGCCAGAAAAGCGCGCGTCTCGCCCCCGAGCGCGGAGATGATGCGCGGAGCCGCCACCGATGTGCTGATGCCCACCAGATAGCCCATGTACATGCTGCCGGTCTGGGTGGGAAAGACACCGCCCGCCAGCTCGGCAAGACGGAAGGGCAGATAGTTCAGCAGAGCGGTAAAAGAAAAGAATCCGCAAAAGATCATGCAGTAAGCCAGAATGAAGTCGGGCCTGGCCAGGGCCGCGCGCACATGCCGGAAATCGGGCCGGGAAAATCCCGTCGCTCCTTCGGTGTCCAGACGGCGCAGCAGCACAAAGGCCAGCACCAGGAGCACGCCCAAGACCATGAAGGGAACGCGCCAGGTGAACAGGCCGCCCAGCAGACCGGCAAAAAACCGGCCGGAAAAACCGCCCATAATGGTTGTGGCGATATACATGGACATGACCCGCCGCAGACGGGACGGCTCGCATCGGCCCGCCACCAGGGTCATCATGGATGTAAGCGCGGCCGGAGCCATCAGCCCCTGCAACAGACGCGCTCCCAGGAGCCACCCCCAGGAAGGCGCCAGGCACACGCCCGCATGCCCCGCCACCAATCCCACAATGGCCAAGCGCGCCAAGCGGCAGGCGGGCAGTGATTCCAACAACATGCCGTAGCCCACCGGGGCCAGGGCCAGAGGCAGTAACGCCATGGTCACGGCCAGGGAAGCGGTGGCCTTGCCCAGGCCGTATTGCTGGGCCAGCACGGGCAGGAGCGGCTGCGGCGCGTACAGGGTCGCGGTGACGCAGATGGTGGCGAACAGGGCGCAGGCCAAGTCCGCGCGTTGCGATGTGGTCACGAGACAACTCCGGTGTCGGCGCGGGCTTCACAGCTTCTGCCGGAAGGCCGGATTGCGCGGCGTCGTGTCGAGGGAAGGCGGTCCGGGCCAAAAGCCGGGCCGATTTTCCAGGGCAAGGCAGAAAACCGCGCATGCGCCGGATGCGGTGCGTGGAAATGCAGCCGGACCGACCAAACCATGGTGCCGCAATGCCGCTCCATGGCGGTGTGTAAGAGGTGTGGACCAGCTTGTCGGTTTGTCATACATACACCGCAGGCAACTTACCAGGGATGAACGTCGTAAACTTTCCCGCAAAACAAAAAGGGCGAAGTTCCGGGGAACTCCGCCTCTCCGGGTCGTAACTGCCCGCTGTTATTTCCAGATGTGGGCGTGTTCCTCGGCAAAGGCTTGGAACGTTTTTGCGGGCCGACCAGTGAAATGTTCCACGGCCTGGGTCAGGAATCCGGTGTACCCGTTGCGGGCATAGCGGTGCAGGCTCAGGATCATATGGATGTCCCACTCGGGAATGCCCAGGGATTCCAGATACAGACCCGTGGCTTCGATATCCCCGCCCTGGTAGGTGATCTCCCGTCCGCTGACCTTGCTGAGGATGGCGGCCACCTCGTGGTTGTCCAGGGCTTCCGGGCCGGTAACCATGCTCACTGTGCCGGCGAAGTCCTCAGGTCGGAGCAGGGCTTCGGCCACGCAGCCGCCCACGTCCCGTGCGTCCACAAACCCGGTGCGCTCCTTGCCGTCCGGCATGGGCAGCACGCCGGTTTCCTTGAGCAGCGGAGCATAGCGCAGATAAATTTGCATCCATGTGGAAGGCCGCAGCACAGCGTAGTCGAACCCGAGCACTTCAATTTCCCCGTCCACGCCGCCATGGACCTTGCCGAGCTGATAATGGGCGTTGGCGTCCGCACCGATGATGGACGAGCGCACCACGTAGGAAACCCCGGCCTCCTTGGCCGTGCGCAACAAGCGGGAGCCGCGTGCGCGCATGTCCTGGTGCAGCGTCAGGAACAGGAACAACCGCTCCACTCCTTCCATGGCCTTGGCCAGGCTGTCGGGGTCGTCCTGGTCCAGGATGCGGACTTCGGCTCCACTTTGGCGCAACGACTCCGCGCTGTCCTCGTTCGGCGCCGCTGCCACCACGTCCGCGCCTTTTTCCATGAGAATGTCCAGGGCGGTGCGCCCTACGGTTTCCGTAGCTCCGGTGATCAGAATCCTGCTCATGTGGTTGCCTCCTGTGCGTGATACGCAGCGTTGGGTTCAGCTGGAAAAAAGCGAGATCAACACGGCCAGGGATGCGAGCGCGGTCAGACCGAAAAGCGTCAGCCGCAGGGTGGCGCGGCCCGCAGGCTCGGTGGTCCAGGCAGTCTGCGAAGGATCCTCCGGGTTGACGCGCAGGTCCGCGAGGCGGTCCAGCAGCCGTTGTCGGGCCTGGGCCACGGCATTGTCGAGCACCTGCGGATCCGGCTCCGGACCGCCCGGAACATCCGCTTGCAGACGAGCCTCGGCCTGATGGGTTTGGCCCTGGTGAGTATATTCGTAGTCAATGACGAAATCCCAGGTCCGGGTTTTGATGAAATACCAGCCCCGGTGCTCCTGTTCCTCCACACGACCGGAAAGGATGGCCACTTCCACCGGAAGCCAGGAACGCATGGCCATGCGGCGGCGGAGACCTGCCCAGGTCAACCCGCAACCCAGGATCGCCCCCAGCAGTATGGGAACGAACAGGAGCAGCAGGCTGAACCGGAACAGGCCGTCCATTACCGGCATCAGTCGATTCCCTGATGCAGTTTGAAGGCCTGGATCGTGTTTTTCAACAACATGGCAATGGTCATGGGACCGACGCCTCCGGGAACCGGAGTGATGGCCGAGGCCTTTTCCCTGGCCGATGCAAAGTCCACGTCCCCGCGCAGGCCTTCGTCCGTGCGGTTGATTCCCACATCCACCACCACGGCGCCGGGCCGGATCATCTCACCGGTAACCAGTCCGGGCACGCCCACGGCCGCAATGACGATGTCCGCGTCCAGACACTCTTTCTTCAGATCCGGGGTGCGGGTGTGGCAGACCTCCACCGTGGCGTTGCCGCCCTTCCACCCCTGCATGAGCAAGAGGGCCAGGGGTTTCCCCACGATGTTGGAACGGCCCACGATAACGGCCTTTTTCCCGGCCGGGTCAATGTCGTAGCGCGAGAGCAGTTCCATGACCCCGGCGGGCGTGCAGGAGCGAAATCCCGGCAGGCCCAGGGCCAGCCGTCCCACGCTCACGGGGTGGAATCCGTCCACGTCCTTGTCCGGGTCGATCATGTCCAAAAGTTTTTGGGAGTCCAGCCCCTTGGGCAGGGGCAACTGGAGCAGGATGCCGTCCACGGCCGGATCCGCATTGAGGTCGCGGATGAGCTGTTCCAGGGTCGGTTGATCCGTGTCCGCGGCCAGCTTGTGCGGCATGGAGACCACACCCGCCTCGGCGCAGGCGCGTTCCTTGTTGCGCACGTAGACCTGGGAGGCGGGATCCTCGCCCACCAGGATCACGGCCAGCCCGGGAGCGCGGCCATGTTCGGCCTGGAGTGCGGCCACTTCCTCGCGCACCTCGGCGCGGATGGTGGCAGCGGTTTGTTTTCCATCAAGTATGGTTGTCATTCATCGTCCTTTTCGAAAAAAATCAAACGGGGACGCCCTGTTGAGCGCCCCCGCATCGGTCATCGGTTTAGTCTTCGCCGAACCAGGATTCGGCAAGAATGGGTCCGTAGTAGATGCCGTCCTCGTCCAGCTCCTCTTCGATGCGCAGGAGCTGGTTGTATTTGGCCAGACGGTCCGAGCGGCACAGGGAGCCGGTCTTGATCTGCCCGGCGTTCACGGCCACGGCCAGATCCGCGATAAAGGCGTCCTCGGTCTCGCCCGAGCGGTGGGAAACCACAGTGGTGTATCCGGCCTGTTTGGCCAGTTCGATGGTGTCCAGGGTTTCCGTGAGCGAGCCGATCTGGTTCAGCTTGATGAGGATGGAGTTGGCCACGCCCCGGTCAATGCCCTCGGCCAGGATGTCCGGGTTGGTCACGAACACGTCGTCGCCCACCAGCTGGATACGGTCGCCCAGGCGGGCGGTGTGTTCCTCCCAGCCTTCCCAATCGCCTTCGGCCAGACCGTCTTCGATGGAGATGAGGGGGAAGCGCCCGGCCAGATCCTCGTAGAACGCGGTCAGCTCCGAGGAGGTCAGTTCCAGATTCTCTCCCGCAAGCACGTAGCGGTTTTTGTCCTTATCGAAAAATTCGCTGGCGGCCGCGTCAATGGCCAGGGCGATTTGTCTGCCCGGCTCATACCCGGCGGCCTCAATGGCCCGGGTGATGTATTCAAAGGCCTCGGCATGGGACTGGAGGTTCGGCGCGAACCCACCTTCGTCCCCCACGCTGGTGACATGGCCGTCCTTGCTCAGGATGGACTTCAGGGCGTGAAAGGTCTCCGCACCCATGCGCAGCGCGTCCGCAAAGGTTTCCGCGCCCAGGGGCATGATCATGAATTCCTGGATGTCCAGATTGTTGGGCGCGTGCTGCCCACCGTTGATGATGTTCATCATGGGGACGGGCAGGAGCTTGGCGTTGACCCCGCCCAGATATTGGTACAGGGGCAGGCCCAGGAAATTGGCGGCGGCTCGGGCATTGGCCATGGACACGCCCAGGATGGCGTTGGCGCCCAGGCGGGATTTGTTCTCGGTGCCGTCGAATTCGAGCATTTCGTTATCCAGGGTGACCTGGCGCAGGCCGTCCATGCCGATGACGATGCTGGCCAGCTCTTCCTGCACGTTTTGCACGGCCTGGGTCACACCTTTGCCGCCGAAACGGTTTTTATCGCCGTCGCGCAGCTCCAGAGCTTCGCGGGAGCCTGTGGACGCGCCCGAAGGCACGGCCGCCCGACCCGAAGCGCCGGATTCGTAGACCACTTCCACCTCGACGGTGGGGTTGCCGCGGGAATCCAGGATTTCCCTGGCCCAAATCGCAGAAATGAGACTCATAACAAAAGCTCCTTACAAAAGGTTGATTGCGTTGCGAACAGGCAGAACCTACCCCATTTCTCGCAGGCTCTCAAACCGGGACGCACCCTTTGTCGCGATTTTATCAACGCTGCGGCGTGCTCCGGCAAAGGCGGGCCGCGTTGCGCTTGTGGGTGATGACGCTCCTATGATATGATACCGGATGATCCATGCTGAAGCGTTGGGAACAAACGACCCGCGGAGGAACTATGAGTGAGGACAAGCGCCGTCGCAGTCGCGTTAAGGCGGGATTTGAAGCATCGCTGGTAGTGGACGGAAAGGCTGTGCCGGTCCGCACGCGGGACGTGAGCCTCAAGGGGGCGCTGCTGTCCTGCGACAAGGAATTCACGGAAGGCACGCCTTGCGAACTGCGCCTCGGGCTTGGGCCGGGACTTCGGCTTTCCATGGATGCACGCGTGGCCCGGGCCACGGATCATGGTCTGGCCATTGAGTTTCAGGCCATGGATGATCAAAGCTTTACGCATTTGCTCCAAATTGTGCGGCTCAATGCCGATGATGCGGACGCCATAGAAGACGAGTTGGCGGATCCGGCCTTTGACAAAAACGCCGTACTGTAATTTTTCCTCTCAATGACGCGTCCCCGAGGCCGAAAACGCTTCCGGGGACGCGTTATTTTTACATTTGCTTAGGCGGAGACCATGCCGCCCGGAGGCATCATGTCGTCGGACGGCGGCTTGCCGTGCTCCTGACGATACGCCTTGCGCATACACTGCGCCTGCAACGGTCCCTTGCAATACTGCTTGATGAACCCCGAGCAGGCGAGCTTCTTCGTATCCTTGTATTTTTTAAAAAATCCGCACTGGTCCAACAGTTCGCAGTCAGGCATTCGGCGACTCCTTGCTGAAAGGAAAATTCGATTGCCCATGCTACTGAAACACTGTTTATACTGGCAAGGATATCCACTGCCCCCCGGAAGATTTCGGGATTTTTATAACACGAAGGTGGGGAGGTGCGGCCTTTGCAAAATGCCGAAGATCAATCTCCGGGCAGGGCTTCGCGGTCGCGCACGCCGATGAGGTAGAGGATGGAATCCAGTCCCATGGTGGAAATGGCGTGTCCCGCGCCTTTTTTGACCTTGGGCTTGGCGTGGAAGGCCACGCCGAGTCCGGCCAGTCCGAGCATGGGCAAATCGTTGGCACCGTCCCCCACGGCAATGACCTGTTGCAGGCTGATGCCCTCCTTCGTCGCGATGGTGCGGAGCAGTTCGGCCTTGCGCGCGCCGTCCACGATCTCGCCCACCACGTTGCCCGTGAGCTTGCCGTCCACGATCTCCAGTTCGTTGGCATGCACGTAATCGATGCCCAGCCGTTCGGCCAGCCGCTCGCCGAAAAACGTGAATCCGCCGGACAAAATAGCGATCTTATACCCCACGCGCCGCAGATTCGAGATGAGCCGCTCCGCGCCTTCGGATAGGGGCAGCTTTGCGGCCACATCCTCCAGCACCGAGGCGTCCAGCCCCTTGAGCAGGGCCAACCGCTTGCGCAGGCTTTGTTGAAAATCCAGCTCCCCACGCATGGCCGCTTCCGTGATGGCGGCCACCTGTTCGCCGACGCCGGCCCGGTCCGCCAGTTCGTCGATGACCTCGGCCTGGATCAGGGTGGAGTCCATATCAAAGGCCACAAGCCGCCGGTTGCGGCGGAACACGTTGTCCTCCTGGTAGGCGATGTCCACGCCAAGGCGGGCGGAAATATCCAAAAAAGACTGCCGTAGCGCCTCGTTGTCGTCGGGAGTGCCGCGCACGGTGAATTCCACGCAGGCCTGGCGGGGCAACTCCCCGGTGACGGGAACCCGACCCGAAAGCCGGTGGATGGTGTCGATGTTCAGACCGTTGCCGGACAGAGCACTGGTCACGGCCTGGAGATGCACCGCAGTGATGCGGCGGCCCAAAAGCGTGACAATGTGGCGCGCCTTACCCTGGGCCTGGACCCAGGATTCGTATTTGTCCTCTTCCAATGGATGGAGCCGCAGGGAAACGCCCATCTCGTGCGCCTTGAACAGGATGTCCTTGACGATGGGCGCGGCCTCGGCCTCGGGCGGAATGCGGATCAAAATGCCCAGGGTCAAAAAATTGTGAATCACCACCTGGCCGATGTCGAGGATATCCACGCCGTACTCGGCCAGCACCTGGCTCAGTTCTGCCGTGACGCCGGGTTTGTCCCCGCCGGTGATGTGTATAAGTATGATGTCGCGCATGGCTGATCTGCTTCCTCCGTTGGATTCGGGCATTCCCGGCCCGTGCTGGGCGGAATGTGGCACACTCCGGCACGGTCGTAAAGACGGTGGATGCGGGCCATGGAGGATATCGCGGTCCTGGTACGTGTTCTTCGTTTCACAAGCAGGGCCGCCCGAAAAAAATCGGGCTTGCTTCACGCCCCGGTATCGGGCAGATTTCACCCCTGTGTCTCGCTGCAAGATGCTTTTTCCATGGGCTAAAAACACTTGGCCAGCATGGAAAACCCCTCTGTCGAACGCGGTTTTTTCCCAGGAGAATCACGCTTTTTCGGCAATCTTGCGTTGACTGGCCGCCGAGGGCTGTGCTATGTGGCAGGTCACTTGTGAAGGATTGCACGAGTTGCCGGGCTGATGTATAGCGGTGCGGCGGTGCAAACAAAAACACAAGGATTGAAATGGCCTTTTTCAAGGGTGACAGGCACCGGGAGCTGCTGGACCAGCTTTCCACCGCCGGAACCATCGGCCTGCATCTGGTCTGCTCCACCTTCGTGGGCTTGGCCATAGGCTGGTATCTGGATAAGTGGCTGGGAACCAAGCCCTGGCTGCTGCTGGTGATGTTGCTCTTCGGCATCGTGGCGGGCTTCCGCAACGTGGTGTACGAAGTGCAACGCATCCAAAAGGCCGACGCGGAACTGGACGCGCGCGGGAGGCGCGGACAGGACAAAGAGCCGAAAGACAAAGACGGGGATGGGAACAATGTTTCGTAAACTCGAGGCCATGCTCTACAAGCGCGGATTCACGCATCCGCAGGTGCGCGCCATGGTGCGCAACCAGCTTGTGCTGGCCACGCTCTCCATCCTCACCGTCAACGGCCTGACCTTGTTCTCGGTCTGGGGCTGGTCCTTTGCGGCCGGGTGCCTGTTGATGACCGTGAACTTCTGGTGGATGGCCAAAGCCGGGCAAAAGCTCGTCTCCGCCCAAAAAGGGGCGGTGACCGCGCTGCTGATTCTTTTCTATGGCCGAATGGCACTGACCGGACTGGCCCTGTTCGCGCTCATCGCGTGGCTCGATGCCTCTGTGTCCGGATTGTTGGTGGGGCTTTCCACGGTGGTGGTCAACGCTATTACCTGGGGTACTGCCAATTACATGCAAAAAGCGAAGGAGGCGTAAGGACTATGGCAGGTGGTTTGCCGCATCCCCTGATTATCTTCAGGGAACTCAACATCGCGCTCGGGGCGGATCCCACGGTTGCAGCAGGCAGCCCATTGGACCCCATGCTCTACCCCGTGCCGACGCATGTGTGGTTTACGTGGTTGGCAATGGCGATCTTGGTCATTGCCGGGCTTCTGGTTCGACGGAAACTGACCCTTGTTCCGGGCGGACTGCAAAACTTTTTTGAACTTATTATTGGTGGCCTGGAAGACTTCGTCGTGGCCAACATCGGAGAAAAGGGACGGCAGTTCATGCCCATCCTGGTCTCCATCTTCCTGTTCGTGCTGACCATGAACTATCTGGGTCTCATCCCCGGATGTGACGCGCCTACCGCGAACGTCAACACCAACGCGGCAATGGCGATCTTTGTCTTTCTTTATTACAACTACGTCGGCATCAAAACCTGGAAGGCCGGATACATCAAGCACTTCCTCGGACCCATGCCCGTGCTGGCTCCGTTGATGCTCGTACTCGAACTCATCTCCCACTGCGCCCGCCCGCTTTCGCTTACTCTGCGTCTGCTCGGCAACATCCGCGGTGAGGAAATCGTTCTGGTGCTGCTCTTTACGTTGGCTCCGGTGGTCTCCACCCTGCCCATGTACTTCCTGTTTATCCTGGCTAAGTCCATTCAGGCGGTGATCTTCTTCATGCTCACCATGATCTACCTGAAGGGCGCTGTTGAGCACGCCCACTGAGGCGACGGCTCGTAATTTTGGGGAAATGGTCTTCGACCAAACTACATAACGTACCTATTTGAGGAGGACGTGAAATGAAACTCGTGAAAGTCCTGTTTGCTACCATGGCTATGGTTCTCACCGCTTCCATGGCGTTCGCCGCCGACGCTGGCGTTGCCAGCTCCATCGCTTACGCCACCGCCCTCGGCATGGGCATCGCCGCCGGTCTCTGCGGCATCGGTCAGGGTCTGGGCCTGAAGGCCGCTTGCGAAGGCACCGCCCGCAACCCCGAGGCTTCCGGTAAGATCACCGTGACCCTGATCCTGGGTCTGGCCTTTGTTGAGTCTCTGGCCATTTACGCCCTGGTTGTGAACCTGATCCTGCTCTTCGCCAACCCGATGGTCGGCTAATTCGATGTAGCAAGGTTTGATAAAAAGGGAGGCTCCGGCCTCCTTTTTTAGAATAACTCTTGTTACTAATTTCACAATAAAAGTCAGCACATGGGGCGCAAGTCATTGAAAAGTGAACATATTCCCAAGGCCACCATCGGCCGTCTCGCTGTCTATATCCAAGTTCTGGAACGGCTCAAGAGTGAAGGCACGGATGTCATCTCCTCAGAGAATCTGGCCCAGGCATGCTCCGTAAACTCCTCCCAGATTCGAAAGGATCTTGCGTATTTTGGAGAGTTCGGCGTGCGCGGCGTCGGCTACTACGTGCAGGAGCTGATTACCTCCATCAAGCAATCCCTGGGTGTGGACCGCATCTGGAATTGCTGCATCGTGGGCGTGGGCAATCTCGGCCGTGCCCTGCTGCGCCACGGCGAGTTCAAAAGCAAGGGCTTCAACATCAAAGTCGCCTTTGATTGCGACCCTTACAAGATCGGAGAGATCGTGGAAGGGCTGGAGGTCATCTGCACACGCAAGACCCGGAACCTCGTCTCCGAACAGAAACTGGAAATTGGCATCATCACCACACCACCCGAACGCGCCCAACGCGCCGCCAACTATCTGGTGGAGGCAGGCATCAAAGGGATCATCAACTACGCACCTTCGCGCATTGACGTCCCTGACCATATCCCCCTTGAATATGTGGATTTCATCCACCATTTCTACGCCCTTGCCTTCCATATCAATCTGGGCCGGGCAGCCGAATAACCGCTTCATCCGGCCCGCGTCTTCCCTGCTCACTTTTCGCATAATGTTATCCTTTTTTGATAGACATTATCAATCTTCCCCATCGGCATAATCCATGGCTCTTTGCGCCTGCCCGCAGCCGGGCGGAACGGCCCTCCCCTTGCCATCCGCACTGATGGAACCGGGAAAACATTTCACCTATCGTCACGATCCGGCCATGCCCACGGGTTTGCAGGTCGGCAAAAAGAGGCTACAACCTCGGGCGGAGGCGGTATGAGCAAGCAGATGGATGTGCGGTCCCGGTTGCGCGGGCGCGGGTTTTCCATTCCCTACAATCTGATGTTGATCACCCTGGGATCGGCGCTGATCGGCTTCGGCATCAAGGCCGTGGCCATCCCGCACGGTTTCCTTACCGGAGGCATGTCCGGCGTGGCCCTGCTGGTCTATTACGTGGTGGGCGGCCTAGAGCCGGGGCAATGGTTCTGGCTGCTGAACCTGCCCATCTTTACCCTGGCCTGGTGGCTGGTGAGCCGCCGGTTCTTTTTGTACAGCATCTACGGCATGGCCGCGGTGGGCTTGTTCGTGGACTTCATGCCCCAATGCCTGGACATCCAGGACACCTGGCTGGCCGTGTTCACCTGCGGCGTATTCATCGGCCTGGGCGCGGGCATGGCCCTGCGTTCCCTCGGCTCCACCGGCGGAACCGACATCCTCGCCGTCATCGCCAACAAACGCTACAACATCAACATCGGAAAATTCCGTTTTCTTGTGGATCTGGCCGTGTTCGCTGCCGGATTCGGATTTCTGGATCTGGAGCTGATGCTCTACTCCCTGGCCATGACCTTTGTAACTGGCGCGGTGGTGGACTACAGCCTGAATGTGTTCAGCGAGC
Coding sequences within:
- a CDS encoding MFS transporter, coding for MTTSQRADLACALFATICVTATLYAPQPLLPVLAQQYGLGKATASLAVTMALLPLALAPVGYGMLLESLPACRLARLAIVGLVAGHAGVCLAPSWGWLLGARLLQGLMAPAALTSMMTLVAGRCEPSRLRRVMSMYIATTIMGGFSGRFFAGLLGGLFTWRVPFMVLGVLLVLAFVLLRRLDTEGATGFSRPDFRHVRAALARPDFILAYCMIFCGFFSFTALLNYLPFRLAELAGGVFPTQTGSMYMGYLVGISTSVAAPRIISALGGETRAFLAGLGVIVLALGAFLSTETWVLFSALFPFCAGFFLMQTVGPTFVNTRAKEHRGVVNGLYISFYYAGGTLGSFAPGLVYHSYGWNAFLGLVLTMLLLAAFFAVRLCRTTRA
- a CDS encoding NmrA family NAD(P)-binding protein yields the protein MSRILITGATETVGRTALDILMEKGADVVAAAPNEDSAESLRQSGAEVRILDQDDPDSLAKAMEGVERLFLFLTLHQDMRARGSRLLRTAKEAGVSYVVRSSIIGADANAHYQLGKVHGGVDGEIEVLGFDYAVLRPSTWMQIYLRYAPLLKETGVLPMPDGKERTGFVDARDVGGCVAEALLRPEDFAGTVSMVTGPEALDNHEVAAILSKVSGREITYQGGDIEATGLYLESLGIPEWDIHMILSLHRYARNGYTGFLTQAVEHFTGRPAKTFQAFAEEHAHIWK
- a CDS encoding DUF3592 domain-containing protein is translated as MPVMDGLFRFSLLLLFVPILLGAILGCGLTWAGLRRRMAMRSWLPVEVAILSGRVEEQEHRGWYFIKTRTWDFVIDYEYTHQGQTHQAEARLQADVPGGPEPDPQVLDNAVAQARQRLLDRLADLRVNPEDPSQTAWTTEPAGRATLRLTLFGLTALASLAVLISLFSS
- the folD gene encoding bifunctional methylenetetrahydrofolate dehydrogenase/methenyltetrahydrofolate cyclohydrolase FolD, producing MTTILDGKQTAATIRAEVREEVAALQAEHGRAPGLAVILVGEDPASQVYVRNKERACAEAGVVSMPHKLAADTDQPTLEQLIRDLNADPAVDGILLQLPLPKGLDSQKLLDMIDPDKDVDGFHPVSVGRLALGLPGFRSCTPAGVMELLSRYDIDPAGKKAVIVGRSNIVGKPLALLLMQGWKGGNATVEVCHTRTPDLKKECLDADIVIAAVGVPGLVTGEMIRPGAVVVDVGINRTDEGLRGDVDFASAREKASAITPVPGGVGPMTIAMLLKNTIQAFKLHQGID
- the eno gene encoding phosphopyruvate hydratase; translated protein: MSLISAIWAREILDSRGNPTVEVEVVYESGASGRAAVPSGASTGSREALELRDGDKNRFGGKGVTQAVQNVQEELASIVIGMDGLRQVTLDNEMLEFDGTENKSRLGANAILGVSMANARAAANFLGLPLYQYLGGVNAKLLPVPMMNIINGGQHAPNNLDIQEFMIMPLGAETFADALRMGAETFHALKSILSKDGHVTSVGDEGGFAPNLQSHAEAFEYITRAIEAAGYEPGRQIALAIDAAASEFFDKDKNRYVLAGENLELTSSELTAFYEDLAGRFPLISIEDGLAEGDWEGWEEHTARLGDRIQLVGDDVFVTNPDILAEGIDRGVANSILIKLNQIGSLTETLDTIELAKQAGYTTVVSHRSGETEDAFIADLAVAVNAGQIKTGSLCRSDRLAKYNQLLRIEEELDEDGIYYGPILAESWFGED
- a CDS encoding PilZ domain-containing protein, whose protein sequence is MSEDKRRRSRVKAGFEASLVVDGKAVPVRTRDVSLKGALLSCDKEFTEGTPCELRLGLGPGLRLSMDARVARATDHGLAIEFQAMDDQSFTHLLQIVRLNADDADAIEDELADPAFDKNAVL
- the serB gene encoding phosphoserine phosphatase SerB, encoding MRDIILIHITGGDKPGVTAELSQVLAEYGVDILDIGQVVIHNFLTLGILIRIPPEAEAAPIVKDILFKAHEMGVSLRLHPLEEDKYESWVQAQGKARHIVTLLGRRITAVHLQAVTSALSGNGLNIDTIHRLSGRVPVTGELPRQACVEFTVRGTPDDNEALRQSFLDISARLGVDIAYQEDNVFRRNRRLVAFDMDSTLIQAEVIDELADRAGVGEQVAAITEAAMRGELDFQQSLRKRLALLKGLDASVLEDVAAKLPLSEGAERLISNLRRVGYKIAILSGGFTFFGERLAERLGIDYVHANELEIVDGKLTGNVVGEIVDGARKAELLRTIATKEGISLQQVIAVGDGANDLPMLGLAGLGVAFHAKPKVKKGAGHAISTMGLDSILYLIGVRDREALPGD
- a CDS encoding AtpZ/AtpI family protein: MAFFKGDRHRELLDQLSTAGTIGLHLVCSTFVGLAIGWYLDKWLGTKPWLLLVMLLFGIVAGFRNVVYEVQRIQKADAELDARGRRGQDKEPKDKDGDGNNVS
- a CDS encoding ATP synthase subunit I gives rise to the protein MFRKLEAMLYKRGFTHPQVRAMVRNQLVLATLSILTVNGLTLFSVWGWSFAAGCLLMTVNFWWMAKAGQKLVSAQKGAVTALLILFYGRMALTGLALFALIAWLDASVSGLLVGLSTVVVNAITWGTANYMQKAKEA
- the atpB gene encoding F0F1 ATP synthase subunit A encodes the protein MAGGLPHPLIIFRELNIALGADPTVAAGSPLDPMLYPVPTHVWFTWLAMAILVIAGLLVRRKLTLVPGGLQNFFELIIGGLEDFVVANIGEKGRQFMPILVSIFLFVLTMNYLGLIPGCDAPTANVNTNAAMAIFVFLYYNYVGIKTWKAGYIKHFLGPMPVLAPLMLVLELISHCARPLSLTLRLLGNIRGEEIVLVLLFTLAPVVSTLPMYFLFILAKSIQAVIFFMLTMIYLKGAVEHAH
- the atpE gene encoding ATP synthase F0 subunit C, which encodes MKLVKVLFATMAMVLTASMAFAADAGVASSIAYATALGMGIAAGLCGIGQGLGLKAACEGTARNPEASGKITVTLILGLAFVESLAIYALVVNLILLFANPMVG
- a CDS encoding redox-sensing transcriptional repressor Rex, with amino-acid sequence MGRKSLKSEHIPKATIGRLAVYIQVLERLKSEGTDVISSENLAQACSVNSSQIRKDLAYFGEFGVRGVGYYVQELITSIKQSLGVDRIWNCCIVGVGNLGRALLRHGEFKSKGFNIKVAFDCDPYKIGEIVEGLEVICTRKTRNLVSEQKLEIGIITTPPERAQRAANYLVEAGIKGIINYAPSRIDVPDHIPLEYVDFIHHFYALAFHINLGRAAE
- a CDS encoding YitT family protein, whose translation is MSKQMDVRSRLRGRGFSIPYNLMLITLGSALIGFGIKAVAIPHGFLTGGMSGVALLVYYVVGGLEPGQWFWLLNLPIFTLAWWLVSRRFFLYSIYGMAAVGLFVDFMPQCLDIQDTWLAVFTCGVFIGLGAGMALRSLGSTGGTDILAVIANKRYNINIGKFRFLVDLAVFAAGFGFLDLELMLYSLAMTFVTGAVVDYSLNVFSERKMALVIAQNTEAVMRDVLDKLHRGATYLEGRGGFSGKRKQVIMVMVNNIQLKRLEEIVYSHDPDAFLIIGSGYNVLGKGFSSRKVY